In the Brettanomyces nanus chromosome 1, complete sequence genome, ACAATgacttttttgattttctttATGCTGTTTACGAGAACGAACAGGCCACCCAGGAGGACGAGTCTGGACGGAGCAGCATCGAGACCGAGACCGAGACCGAGGCCAGCGAGATGACTGAAACTGAAGGTGTCAGCGAACATGGAATTTGTCATGAGGAGGCGATGTCTGATACAGACAAAGCTACCAGATATGACTgtgaagatctttcatcCGGGTTCTATCACGAATCACAAGCAGATTCGTCCTTAATTCGAGACGACCTATTGGCGATAGTGGAGAATTAcaaacaaagaagacagATTTTAGACGATCGGCGGCTTTTTAGTGGTTCTGCTGTTAGTAATGAGATGATAAAGCATGTCAGAGACTTTTGTGGCTGTACTATGGACTCTCAAGGGCTTATATGGAACAAAGACAGTCAACGCAAAAAGGTGATATCTAAGAGAATGAATACATTTGGAAGTTACACCCATTTATACAAATCCATTGGTGCCGCCAGTACTGAAGTCGATTTCCATCTCAACCCCACTGACAATGTACTGTTTCAGTTCGATCGTTTCTACACGCAACCGAAACTGAAGCTTGTTCATTTCCAGCTTAGAAATTTAATGACCAGCTTCACTCATAATGAAGTATACTATGCTTCTGTGAAACCGAATAGTGATTCTACCGGACTCATGAAGCTCAACACTGTCTCAGGGacattggaagaggcaCAAGTGGATCAATACATTGACAACGACTTTACAATATCAGTGTTGACGTCATCTAATGACAAATACGTGGCTGCGGGCTCATTCGATGGTTCCTTACTTCTTTACTTTCCTCGCAGTGGTCAGGCTGAGCGATATCAGATATCGCAAGAATCCAATAGGATTATAAACTATATTTTGGCCTCGAAGAATCCACAGTTCTACACAGATTTGGTGATCGCTTCAAACGATAAAACCCTGTCCATATTTGATATGGTcaagggaaagaagaccAATAAAGTGCGCTTTGATTGGCCCATCAACTGCATCGCTGAGAATCCATTGAACAGCAACGTTTTGTTACTTGTAGGAGACTCGAAGCAGTCGCTTATAGTGGACAGGAGACAGTCAAATAACATACCAGTGTACCAGTTTCAGCATCATCACGACTTTTCATTTGCCTGCGACTGGAACAGTGACCACTTAGTGGCGACAGGAAACCAGGACAGTACGGTAAGAATCTATGACGATAGAAACCTTTCGAAGCCACAAAGGGTGCTTTCAGGAGTCTACAACGGAGCAGTaaggaacttgaagttcAGCCAAGGCACTCAGAGACAGTTTTTGGCCTTTGCTGAATCCATAGATAACGTTTACCTTGTTGATTTGAACCAGCAGGATAAATCACAGGCTTATCAGCACATGCacttttttggaaaagtGGGAGGATTAGATTTCAGCCAGGTGGACGATCGATATGACCAAGAGTTGACTATCGGAGTGAGCGATAAGTCCATAGGAGGAATATTTAGGTATAGAACGGATAAATTCGGGGATGAAACCGGAGTGAATCAAATGGATTGGATATAGGACAGAAACAGATAAATCTATTAATTAGTTGAATACATACTAGCATGTTTAGGTAATCACTTTACCGCCAGTAACCTTCTTTCCAGTTTTGGTGATACTTTCAAGAACACGATCGTAGGATAAGCCATTGTTAGCCGTGACATCTACACTTTGCTGCTCCAAGGAGATGTCGACTTTTTTAACTCCATCGAGCCTAGATAGAACTCGATTTACAGCATTAGAGCAGCCTGAACAGGTCATGGTAACGTCAtaatgatattgatgatccATAATTGAGAATAGATTAGATGAAAGCAGAGTAATGAAAGCagagtaaagaaagaaagagttcacgggaaaaaagagatacAATCTCTACTTTTCAGTAAATCAAATGAGCAAATTGTTAGCACCGAAATATCCATCCATTTTGAGCACCTATTCCTAATTCGGCTAGAGTA is a window encoding:
- a CDS encoding uncharacterized protein (EggNog:ENOG41); its protein translation is MDISNEIHDEMDMTIDEVNLADAVGIPDVAEAAAIVGGVDTPISSDTIIINNTFIGGGNFSFEGNVNQNIEGESTSGPITIPEFAIDNDFFDFLYAVYENEQATQEDESGRSSIETETETEASEMTETEGVSEHGICHEEAMSDTDKATRYDCEDLSSGFYHESQADSSLIRDDLLAIVENYKQRRQILDDRRLFSGSAVSNEMIKHVRDFCGCTMDSQGLIWNKDSQRKKVISKRMNTFGSYTHLYKSIGAASTEVDFHLNPTDNVLFQFDRFYTQPKLKLVHFQLRNLMTSFTHNEVYYASVKPNSDSTGLMKLNTVSGTLEEAQVDQYIDNDFTISVLTSSNDKYVAAGSFDGSLLLYFPRSGQAERYQISQESNRIINYILASKNPQFYTDLVIASNDKTLSIFDMVKGKKTNKVRFDWPINCIAENPLNSNVLLLVGDSKQSLIVDRRQSNNIPVYQFQHHHDFSFACDWNSDHLVATGNQDSTVRIYDDRNLSKPQRVLSGVYNGAVRNLKFSQGTQRQFLAFAESIDNVYLVDLNQQDKSQAYQHMHFFGKVGGLDFSQVDDRYDQELTIGVSDKSIGGIFRYRTDKFGDETGVNQMDWI